A window from Fragaria vesca subsp. vesca linkage group LG5, FraVesHawaii_1.0, whole genome shotgun sequence encodes these proteins:
- the LOC101307398 gene encoding probable aquaporin TIP3-2-like has translation MPQPYRRYEFGRADEATHPDSIRATLAEFIATFIFVFAGEGSILALGKIYKDSDTSVAELIAIALAHAFALFSAISASINISGGHVNPAVTFGALIGGRISVVRAFYYWVAQLLGAIVASLVLRLVTNGMRTVGFNVAPGVGEWHGLVLEIVMTFGLVYTVYATAIDPKRGSLGTIAPLAIGFIVGANILVGGPFDGASMNPARAFGPALVGWRWKNHWIYWLGPFIGGGLAGLIYEYMVIPTEPPHTHHTHQPLAPEDY, from the exons ATGCCGCAGCCATATCGTAGATATGAGTTTGGGAGGGCCGACGAGGCCACCCACCCCGACTCCATCAGAGCTACTTTAGCCGAGTTCATTGCCACCTTCATCTTTGTCTTTGCTGGGGAAGGCTCTATCCTCGCTCTTG GGAAAATTTACAAGGACAGCGACACATCAGTGGCTGAGTTGATAGCTATAGCTCTAGCGCATGCGTTTGCTCTCTTTTCGGCCATCTCAGCTAGCATTAACATCTCTGGTGGCCATGTCAATCCTGCTGTAACCTTTGGGGCTCTTATTGGTGGAAGGATTTCGGTTGTTCGTGCCTTTTACTACTGGGTGGCTCAGCTCCTAGGGGCTATTGTGGCTTCCCTTGTGCTAAGGCTTGTCACAAATGGCATG AGAACTGTGGGGTTCAACGTCGCCCCTGGTGTTGGCGAGTGGCATGGGCTAGTACTAGAGATTGTGATGACATTTGGTTTAGTTTACACCGTATATGCTACAGCCATTGATCCTAAGAGGGGTAGCTTGGGAACTATAGCACCTCTGGCCATAGGGTTCATTGTTGGCGCAAATATCTTGGTCGGCGGTCCGTTTGATGGAGCATCCATGAACCCGGCAAGGGCATTTGGACCAGCACTGGTAGGGTGGAGATGGAAGAACCACTGGATCTACTGGCTTGGACCATTTATAGGGGGTGGATTGGCAGGTCTCATATATGAATACATGGTCATACCAACAGAGCCCCCCCACACCCACCACACTCACCAGCCCTTGGCTCCCGAGGACTACTAG